The following are encoded in a window of Onthophagus taurus isolate NC chromosome 3, IU_Otau_3.0, whole genome shotgun sequence genomic DNA:
- the LOC111416472 gene encoding ER membrane protein complex subunit 2-like, whose translation MSHLNDIAWQEAKDLFKTWRDNNERKSEDVVYIWKAVLEYNLNKLGKEKQQIIEQTCIGALDCFRLDVADTCVRLLNKEFPYSLRVQKYKAMIYEAQEKYGEAIEVLEDIIKADKTNSGARKRIVAIYKAQGKNVEAIKELTEYLRIFMTDTEAWQELSELYLSEQDFPKAAFCVEELILHNPHNHLLHQRYADIKYTQGGQENIELARAYYCQALKLNPNNMRALYGLYLACCNIANSQKSTAGKKKEANSLSEWALTEIKQKYKEKRMKSLESCIAALQIN comes from the exons ATGTCCCATTTAAATGATATCGCTTGGCAAG AAGCCAAAGACTTATTTAAAACCTGGCGAGATAATAACGAACGTAAAAGCGAAGATGTTGTGTACATTTGGAAAGCTGTGCTTGAATATAACTTGAATAAGCTTGGAAAAGAAA AGCAACAAATTATTGAACAAACTTGTATTGGAGCTTTGGATTGTTTTCGATTAGATGTTGCAGATACTTGCGTTCGGCTTTTAAATAAGGAATTTCCTTACAGTTTAAGGGTCCAAAAATATAAAGCAATGATTTACGAAGCTCAGGAGAAGTATGGGGAGGCTATTGAAGTTTTAGAAGATATCATTAAAGCTGATAAAACGAATAGTGGAGCTCGTAAACGCATCGTTGCTATTTATAAAGCCcaaggaaaaaatgttgaagccATTAAAGAATTAACTGAATATTTAagaat TTTCATGACTGATACAGAAGCTTGGCAAGAACTAAGTGAGCTTTATTTATCAGAACAAGATTTCCCCAAAGCTGCTTTTTGCGTtgaagaattaattttgcatAACCCTCATAATCATTTGCTTCATCAACGATATGCAGATATAAAATACACTCAGGGTGGCCAAGAAAACATCGAATTAGCGCGAGCTTATTATTGCCAAGCTTTAAAACTTAACCCAAATAACATGCGGGCTTTATACGGGTTATATTTGGCATGTTGTAACATTGCTAATTCGCAAAAATCAACAGCTGGGAAAAAAAAGGAGGCTAATTCGCTATCAGAATGGGCTTTAActgaaattaaacaaaaatataaagaaaaacgaatGAAAAGTTTAGAAAGTTGTATAGCAGctttacaaataaattaa